One stretch of Carettochelys insculpta isolate YL-2023 chromosome 20, ASM3395843v1, whole genome shotgun sequence DNA includes these proteins:
- the C1QTNF1 gene encoding complement C1q tumor necrosis factor-related protein 1, producing the protein MEGPWAWSVLLLACLPLPSPVRSQPSQPVDEQGDRMWAPAHRHASRAEPDPEKHHRKLEVKAPPSPCVRCCDPPVHPTYQPLPHINITILKGEKGDRGERGLQGKFGKAGSAGSRGQPGTKGQKGSVGAPGEPCKTHHAAFSVGRRKPLHSNDYYQTLLFDTEFVNLYSHFNMFTGKFYCYVPGVYYFALNVHTWNQKETYLHIVKNGAEVVILYAQLSDRSIMQSQSLMLELQEQDEVWVRLFKGERENAVFSDELDTYVTFSGYLIKYSGEP; encoded by the exons ATGGAGGGGCCGTGGGCATGGAGCgtcctgctgctggcctgccTGCCGCTGCCCAGCCCCGTgcggagccagcccagccagcccgtGGACGAGCAGGGCGACAGGATGTGGGCACCAGCCCACCGCCACGCTAGCAG GGCTGAACCAGACCCTGAGAAACACCATCGCAAGCTGGAGGTGAAGGCTCCCCCGTCCCCCTGTGTCCGCTGCTGTGACCCTCCTGTGCACCCCACGTATCAGCCGCTGCCCCACATCAACATCACTATCCTGAAAG gggagaagggggacCGGGGTGAGCGAGGCCTGCAGGGCAAGTTCGGCAAAGCTGGCTCCgcaggcagcaggggccagccGGGGACCAAGGGACAGAAGGGCAGTGTCGGGGCCCCGGGAGAACCCTGCAAGACGCACCACGCAGCCTTCTCGGTGGGACGCAGGAAGCCCCTGCACAGCAACGACTACTACCAGACGCTGCTCTTCGACACGGAGTTTGTCAACCTCTACAGCCACTTCAACATGTTCACCGGCAAGTTCTACTGCTACGTGCCTGGCGTCTACTACTTCGCGCTCAACGTGCACACCTGGAACCAGAAGGAGACCTACCTGCACATCGTGAAGAATGGGGCGGAGGTGGTGATCCTCTACGCCCAGCTGAGCGACCGCAGCATCATGCAGAGCCAGAGcctcatgctggagctgcaggagcaggacgAGGTCTGGGTGCGGCTCTTCAAGGGCGAGCGGGAGAACGCCGTCTTCTCAGACGAGCTCGACACCTACGTCACCTTCAGTGGCTACCTGATCAAGTACAGCGGGGAGCCCTGA